The following are from one region of the Georgenia sp. M64 genome:
- a CDS encoding carbonic anhydrase produces the protein MSTAEPPLSPAQAWARLRAGNARFAADAMEHPSRGAARRAELAGGQHPFAVVLGCSDSRVPAELVFDQGLGDLFVVRTAGHVLDPAVIGSVEYGVAVLGAPLVVVLGHEGCGAVRAATDALVSGASAPGFVGEVVDRLVPSLVTDPGAPLAGPSGGGELPGQEELRRRHVRATVRRLHERSALVAAAVAEGRCAVVGADYALTEGTTVLVESVGALS, from the coding sequence ATGAGCACCGCAGAGCCCCCTCTCTCCCCCGCCCAGGCCTGGGCGCGGCTGCGCGCCGGCAACGCGCGCTTCGCTGCCGACGCCATGGAGCACCCCTCGCGGGGCGCGGCCCGCCGTGCCGAGCTGGCCGGTGGCCAGCACCCCTTCGCGGTGGTCCTGGGCTGCTCGGACTCCCGCGTGCCGGCCGAGCTCGTCTTCGACCAGGGCCTGGGTGACCTCTTCGTCGTCCGGACCGCCGGGCACGTCCTGGACCCGGCCGTCATCGGCTCGGTGGAGTACGGCGTGGCGGTCCTCGGCGCCCCCCTCGTCGTGGTCCTGGGACACGAGGGCTGCGGCGCGGTGCGCGCCGCCACCGACGCCCTGGTGAGCGGTGCGTCGGCACCGGGTTTCGTCGGCGAGGTCGTCGACCGCCTCGTGCCCTCGCTCGTCACCGACCCCGGCGCGCCGCTCGCCGGCCCGTCCGGCGGCGGAGAGCTGCCCGGGCAGGAGGAGCTGCGCCGCCGGCACGTGCGCGCCACGGTCCGGCGCCTGCACGAGCGGTCCGCGCTCGTCGCCGCCGCCGTGGCCGAGGGCCGCTGCGCCGTGGTCGGGGCCGACTACGCCCTCACCGAGGGCACGACCGTGCTCGTCGAGTCGGTGGGCGCGCTCAGCTGA
- a CDS encoding PhoH family protein, translating into MGVAEPTGTALRTYVLDTSVLLSDPRAILRFAEHDVVVPVVVITELEGKRHHAELGYFARSALRLLDDLRIKNGRLDHPVAVGDDGGTVRVELNHTNDQVLPSGLRLGDNDTRILSVAANLAAEGNDVTVVSKDLPMRVKASAVGLNAEEYRAQQVVDSGYTGMTTAELTESEMADLWGAESVVIDDLATPDGLADAPVHTGVVLHSPRGSALATTAAGGRLHLVRGDREVFGVRGRSAEQRIAIDHLLNPDVGIVSLGGRAGTGKSALALCAGLEAVMERREHRKVLVFRPLYAVGGQELGYLPGDQHEKMNPWAEAVYDTLGALVAQEVLDEVIARGMLEVLPLTHIRGRSLHDAFVIVDEAQSLERNVLLTVLSRIGQNSKVVLTHDVAQRDNLRVGRHDGIAAVVEALKGKELFAHVTLTRSERSAVSALVTELLEGVEI; encoded by the coding sequence CTGGGCGTGGCCGAGCCGACCGGCACCGCGCTGCGCACCTACGTGCTGGACACCTCCGTGCTGCTCTCCGACCCGCGGGCCATCCTGCGCTTCGCCGAGCACGACGTCGTCGTGCCGGTGGTGGTCATCACCGAGCTCGAGGGCAAGCGTCACCACGCCGAGCTGGGCTACTTCGCCCGCTCTGCGCTGCGCCTGCTCGACGACCTGCGCATCAAGAACGGCCGGCTCGACCACCCCGTCGCCGTCGGTGACGACGGCGGCACCGTGCGGGTCGAGCTCAACCACACCAACGACCAGGTCCTGCCCTCCGGGCTGCGGCTGGGGGACAACGACACCCGCATCCTCTCCGTGGCCGCCAACCTCGCCGCGGAGGGCAACGACGTCACCGTCGTCTCCAAGGACCTGCCGATGCGGGTCAAGGCCTCCGCCGTCGGCCTCAACGCCGAGGAGTACCGCGCCCAGCAGGTGGTGGACTCCGGCTACACGGGGATGACGACGGCGGAGCTGACCGAGTCGGAGATGGCGGACCTGTGGGGGGCCGAGTCCGTCGTCATCGACGACCTCGCCACCCCCGACGGGCTCGCCGACGCCCCGGTCCACACGGGCGTGGTCCTGCACTCCCCGCGCGGCTCGGCGCTGGCGACCACCGCGGCGGGCGGGCGGCTGCACCTCGTGCGCGGGGACCGGGAGGTCTTCGGCGTGCGGGGCCGGTCGGCCGAGCAGCGGATCGCGATCGACCACCTCCTCAACCCCGACGTCGGCATCGTCTCCCTCGGCGGCCGGGCGGGGACGGGCAAGTCGGCCCTCGCGCTGTGCGCGGGCCTGGAGGCCGTCATGGAGCGCCGGGAGCACCGCAAGGTCCTCGTCTTCCGGCCGCTGTACGCCGTCGGCGGGCAGGAGCTGGGGTACCTGCCCGGGGACCAGCACGAGAAGATGAACCCCTGGGCCGAGGCGGTCTACGACACCCTCGGCGCGCTCGTCGCCCAGGAGGTCCTCGACGAGGTCATCGCCCGCGGGATGCTCGAGGTGCTGCCGCTCACCCACATCCGGGGCCGGTCGCTGCACGACGCCTTCGTCATCGTCGACGAGGCACAGTCGCTCGAGCGCAACGTCCTGCTCACCGTGCTCTCGCGCATCGGCCAGAACTCCAAGGTGGTCCTCACCCACGACGTCGCCCAGCGCGACAACCTGCGGGTGGGGAGGCACGACGGCATCGCCGCGGTGGTCGAGGCGCTCAAGGGCAAGGAGCTCTTCGCGCACGTGACGCTCACCCGGTCCGAGCGCTCGGCGGTCTCGGCGCTGGTCACCGAGCTGCTGGAGGGCGTCGAGATCTGA
- a CDS encoding isoprenyl transferase gives MRTPELLYTLYERRLVADLDRQRIPRHVAVILDGNRRWAKALGSPVVHGHRRGADKISELLHWSEETGVEVVTLWMLSTDNLERDPAEVADLLEIITGTVEKLARTGRWCLRVVGSLDLLPPAFAARLSAAQASTDGLDGMAVNVAIGYGGRHEITDAVRSLLLERAAAGQSIEEIAAEIGVDDITEHLYTKGQPDPDLVIRTSGEQRLGGFLLWQSVHSEYYFCEVYWPDFRRVDFLRALRDYAQRERRLGR, from the coding sequence ATGCGCACGCCGGAGCTGCTGTACACCCTGTACGAACGGCGTCTCGTCGCCGACCTCGACCGGCAGCGCATCCCACGGCACGTCGCCGTCATCCTCGACGGCAACCGGCGCTGGGCCAAGGCGCTGGGCAGCCCGGTGGTCCACGGGCACCGGCGCGGGGCGGACAAGATCTCCGAGCTCCTCCACTGGTCGGAGGAGACCGGCGTCGAGGTCGTGACCCTGTGGATGCTCTCCACCGACAACCTCGAGCGCGACCCGGCCGAGGTCGCGGACCTGCTCGAGATCATCACCGGCACCGTGGAGAAGCTCGCGCGCACCGGTCGGTGGTGCCTGCGGGTCGTGGGCTCCCTCGACCTGCTCCCGCCGGCGTTCGCGGCCCGGCTCAGCGCCGCCCAGGCGAGCACCGACGGCCTGGACGGCATGGCGGTCAACGTCGCGATCGGCTACGGCGGCCGCCACGAGATCACCGACGCGGTGCGCTCGCTGCTGCTCGAGCGCGCCGCGGCCGGGCAGAGCATCGAGGAGATCGCCGCGGAGATCGGCGTCGACGACATCACCGAGCACCTGTACACCAAGGGCCAGCCCGACCCCGACCTCGTCATCCGCACCTCCGGCGAGCAGCGCCTCGGCGGGTTCCTGCTGTGGCAGTCCGTGCACAGCGAGTACTACTTCTGCGAGGTCTACTGGCCCGACTTCCGCCGGGTGGACTTCCTGCGGGCGCTGCGCGACTACGCCCAGCGGGAGCGGCGCCTCGGCCGCTGA